The genomic segment TCAGGAACTGCTGAACAAAATTAATTCTGTTCTTTCTTTAAAACCAGCTTCTGAAAGCATTGCAGAGGCAGCGCCAATAGAGGAAGATCTCTGGGCCTTTGAAGAAGTTACTCCTCTTGAGCCTTCGGAGACACTGAGCGGCATAGAGGTGGCTGAAGAAGCTTTTGTTGTTCCGGAGGCAGAAGAGATTCGGGAGGAAGTACCGGTTAGTGCGGAGGAAACAGTTATAGAGGCAGAGCCATTTTTAGAAGAGGTTGCTGAAAAAGCTGTATCAGGTGTCTCCCGAAGCATCGGGACTATGAGTAAAGAGGACTTAATGAAGGCTATGAAGGAAGTTATTGGCAGATCAATCCCTTCTGCATTTGAGATAGAAGGTATTATAAAAAATAGCATGCTTAATGCTACCTCAGGATTAAAGGCTTCTATTGATGTTAATTTGAAGTCTGCACTCTCAGACGTTCTGACTGCTGTTTTTAAAGACACCATAGAAAAAATCGTCTGGGAAGTTATACCTGAAGTTTCCGAGAGGGTTATTAAGGATGTTGTGCAGGGCTCTTTAATTATAACCTTAAGAAATGTCATTGAGAAAGTTGCGTGGGAAACAATACCCGATATAGCAGAAACACTCGTTAAGAAGGAAATAGAAAAAATAAGGGCGGAGTAAATAATGCAAAATTTAAAAATTAAAATTAAAAATGTAAAATTAAGGATTCCTTTATTTTAAATTTTTCCTTTTGAACTTTG from the Nitrospirota bacterium genome contains:
- a CDS encoding response regulator — translated: MGTKLLLADDSITIQKVVELILSEEGFDIKAVSDGVEAMDAIREESPDIVLADIEMPKMDGYELCKTLKSDPSFNDIPVILLVPAFEAFDEKKVKEAGADDHITKPFESQELLNKINSVLSLKPASESIAEAAPIEEDLWAFEEVTPLEPSETLSGIEVAEEAFVVPEAEEIREEVPVSAEETVIEAEPFLEEVAEKAVSGVSRSIGTMSKEDLMKAMKEVIGRSIPSAFEIEGIIKNSMLNATSGLKASIDVNLKSALSDVLTAVFKDTIEKIVWEVIPEVSERVIKDVVQGSLIITLRNVIEKVAWETIPDIAETLVKKEIEKIRAE